In the genome of Xiphophorus hellerii strain 12219 chromosome 14, Xiphophorus_hellerii-4.1, whole genome shotgun sequence, the window tagtATTTTCAAAAGGATATTTAACAGTGTGATTAAATTagtcaattactaaaataatagttGGTATCATTGTTCCATGGAAATGAGAGTAGTGGGAAAAAGTTTGGCTTTGGCTCCACCAGGAcggtgtttgtgttttgatgcttaatgataaaataaatgataattgTTTCCTCCTTACAGCTTGACGATCCTCTGGCTGCTTTCCCAGCCTTCAAAAAGTACGACAGAAACGGGTACGCATCAGTTTCCGCACGTTTTTTTCCAGCTTTCCTCGTCTCTGATGCCGCTGAACTGATGATTTTCGTCTGGTGCAGGTTGAACCTGCAGATAGAGTGCAAGAGAGTGACGTCGCTCAACCCGCTGGCCGTGGAGTGGGCCTTCGAACTCACCAGAGCCAACATGCAGACGCTGTAAGAAGTTTGGTTCTGTTGTAGTTAAGAAAACTCAACACAGACGGGATCGATTCGCATGACGCCGCCTGTCAGTCCGTCCAGTGGGTTCGGCAGTAACCGACCAATCAGCAGTAAACGCCGCTcacctggaggaactgaacCTCAAAAGTGTCGGGTTTATCATTACGAAAGTCCGGCGGTCGGAGCGATTTGGTGGGAAATGATTGGAAAACAAGATTAAATGTTGTCAGTTGGGAAAATgcacttaaaacaaactttacttAAATACTTTAATTCTTTAATTCTTGCATTATCTTCACCTTATTGTCAtgctttttttactttaatcttgtattatttctactttattctcaatattttgactttatttttgtattatttcgaCTGTATTctcaatattttgactttatttttgtattgtttcttcttcattatcactttctctcttctcttgtattattttgactttattaatattttgactttattttgtattattttcactttattctCATAGTTTTGACTtgtattattgtattatttctatttcattCTCATTctcactttattcttgtattatttctactttattctcaatattttgactttattctcatagttttgattttattcttgtattatttctactttattctcaatattttgactttattctcatagttttgattttattcttgtattgtTATGGCTTGTCtcgtacaactttattctcataattttgttttttccttagaaataagaaaaaatgtctcTGTTGTACCATTATGGCGTCATATTGTTTACTGTTTGTTTACACAGAGACAATGTGCAACATTTCATTAACCTTTTTATGAAAAGCAGCGATGTATGATGCCAGGTTACaacaaaaatgctaatttccACCTGCAGCCCCTGGACATTGGATGTAATCAAGTATAATTTAACAGATTATGAATTTGTGAAAAGCCAAGTTAGTGTTTAATTACATACATGTCTGATAATCACAATCAAACAAAACTGCAAAccaacaaacaatgaaaaactttaattctttgcacattttttgaGATCTTGCTGTGGCGTCATGTCAATTGCttcgtcttcttttttttcttactctttAGCAAAGTTTCTCCTGCTTTCCTAATTTGTTCCAATCCAGTGGAGATGATTGTAAAATCTCTCTGGAGTTTGTGAGGTTTCAGAGCagcttcctctctgctgtcgctgcAGATATGAGCAGAGCGAGTGGGGATGGAAGGAGAGGGAAAAGAGGGAGGAGATGAACGACGAGAGGGCGTGGTACCTGCTGGCCCGCGACGCAGACTCCACCCCCCTGGCCTTCTCCCACTTCCGATTCGACGTGGAGTGCGGGGAAGAGGTTTTATACTGGTAGGATGCTCCGGAtgtccagataaaaaaaacccccagaagcgagttttgtttttgtttgtcatgcGTCGTTTGTTCTGCAGCTACGAGGCGCAGCTGGAGAGCAAAGTGCGGAGGAAAGGGCTTGGAAAGTTCCTCATCCAGATTCTGCAGCTCATCGCTAACAGGTGAAGACCGCAGCCACGGTTTTACATAGAGTCCTTAGATTCCTCCCCTTCCTTCATCAAGACTTAAACTGTCCATTTTAAATCAGAGATGTCCAATGTATGgtctgggggccatttgtgttacttgaaatgattttgtgcGGCCCCCTCAACTGCAAATCAAGAATGTTACAAATTTAACCAGACAGCTGATAGAcatgttttaatctttatttatttgcttgtgTGTAAGATTATCACTGACATATTCTAACCATAAAATGGCCAATGCTATGGAAAACACAAACTATTTGTCTTTTGTTAATCAGGttttaaatgtcctgtttttaaaaaagtaagtaGGACTACAAACGTTCAGCAACTTTTACTTAAGAGCAGTTTTAGATGcattaaacttttcaaagacCTTTTTTTTGATCTTTCAGATCTGCTTTGATTCCCATTTCATTTCTCGACAAAATTCATactactttttcatttttccacaaaatatgGCTTATATGTTAAtggttttcattttatcttgttcatctcattaaaatatgtttgttgttGAGCAGAtgataaaacaaatttacaatGATTTAGGagttttattcttaaaaaaactaatttttgtgTGGCCTGCAAGTACTTTGATCTTGATTATTATTTCCAAGTGGTGAATATATAAACTAATATTGTTTGTCCTTTTGTTTCTACTCAGTACGCAGATGAAGAAGGTGATGTTGACGGTCTTCAAGCACAACCACGGGGCTTACCAGTTCTTCAGAGAAGCTCTACAGTGAGTACAAGAGCTGGTTATGGACAAATTTCAATAAATACTGAAAGATGTAATTCTTACAGAGCACAATCTTAtctgacttaaaagaaaaattgtagactgatcttttatttttaaaagagccACAAAAGAACCCCTAAAAATTtacagcatttcttttttacatttctgttgcGATATAGgtcttacatttatttgattatGGTCTTAAAAATGCGTGACttcatttatctaaaattaaggccttaattaAGATTAAAGccttaatttctttaaattaagttctttaaatttattaaagaaaatgcaagttggtaattaaaatgtaatcacAGGTGTTACATTTTGTTGAGGCAGGATTATTTACATCTTCACTCAATGCGTTCTGTGACCGCCGGTACCGGTAGGCTACCGGTAACTTGCTAATACTTGCTAGAAAGTATTAGCAAGCTAGCTGGCAATATTAGCTctatagctagctagctatatagctagctagctatatatatatagctatatatagccatagctatatatagctatatagcTATATGCTCTATAGCTATAGCTAGCTATAGAGCAATATGTCATGTGAAAAGCACAAAACTGCTCCAAGAGCCACAAAACCCTCCAGAAATTTTTACTATTTTGGtagcttgtgtttcttttgtacATCTCTGTCGCaatatacactgtaaaaacacaaactcttgccaagtatttttttttctagtttctttgtacacttgaaataagacaagactaacttataagtaacttttcagcaaaaaataggagcttgttttaagtcaataactagtactaccataccataccaactttatttataaagcactttaaaacaaccacagctgatacaaagtgctgtacatcaaaacacaacataacaataaaaaagcataaaataaaaacttacagtttaaaaacaaaaacatacaatttaaaactacaTCCCGCTAGAGTTGAAAGCCGAATAAAATAGATGGGTTTTAAGACAAGCTTTAAAAGTGGACAGTGAAGGGGCCTCCCTGACCTGCAAAGGCAAGTTGTTCCATAATTTGGGGCCCATGACAGAGAAAGCCCTGTCCCCTCTGAGCTTCCTTCTTGATCTCGGTACCTCCAAAAGCAGCTGATCTGCGGACCTAAGAGACCGATAAGGTATGTATGGGTGAAGAAGCTCAGAGAGGTAAGCCGGGGCCAGATTAtgtagtgatttaaaaacaaacataagaattttaaaatgaatcctaaaatATACCGGCAGCCAGTGAAGTGAGGCCAGGACAGGGGTCACGTGTTCCCTCTTTCGAGTTCCTGTCAGCAGTCGTGCAGCAGCATTCTGTACTAGCTGCAGACGTGAGAGCAGCGACTGACTAACTCCCAGATAAAGTGCGTTACAGTAATCCAATCgagttgaaataaaagcatggatcactgtttcaaaatgctgcctggaaagaaaagatttcaCTGACGCCAATCGCCTTAAATGATAAAAGCTGGACTTAACCACAGCTCTGATTTGGCTATCCAATTTAAAATCACTGTCCACCTTAAAACCAAGATCTGTAAtaacaggtttaaaataaacctcCAAGGGTCCCAGGTCAACAGAGGAGGACTCACAGGAGCCACTGGGTCCAAACACCAtcacctctgttttgttttcattaaaatttaaaaagttcaaggcCAACCAAGCTTTAATATCACCTAGACATGCCAGGAGATGTTTGATAGAATGTACTAGTTACACTGGCAggttatttaacttataactagtattttttcatcaatgttaaataattattgactttaTTATTGATATAGCAAGCTCCTTTATTGTGCTgagaagttagttttgttttatttaatcatacTAAGGTACTTGTATTAGAATTTAGCccaaacatacttggtaagattttgtgtttttgcagtttaggTGTTAAATTTTACTAATaatggtctttaaaagtcttaaacttgagttggtgaaacctgtaGAAACCCTGACTCTATAAACTCGACACACTGCCTATAAACTGCCAGCTGAGTTTATAGTTCAAACATTCTGTTTTGTTGTAAAAGCTGAGCATTATGGGTAAAAATTGActgctgcctctgctgcacTAATAACAAACTTTTCTTCCTCCAACAGATTCGAGATCGACGAAACCTCGCCGAGCATGTCCGGTTGCTGCGGCGACGACTGCTCCTACGAGATCCTGAGCAGACGGACCAAACACGGCGAGGCGTCCGCCGGCCACACCCACGGCGG includes:
- the naa40 gene encoding N-alpha-acetyltransferase 40 isoform X2, encoding MDAVCAKVDAANKLDDPLAAFPAFKKYDRNGLNLQIECKRVTSLNPLAVEWAFELTRANMQTLYEQSEWGWKEREKREEMNDERAWYLLARDADSTPLAFSHFRFDVECGEEVLYCYEAQLESKVRRKGLGKFLIQILQLIANSTQMKKVMLTVFKHNHGAYQFFREALQFEIDETSPSMSGCCGDDCSYEILSRRTKHGEASAGHTHGGSHCGGCCH
- the naa40 gene encoding N-alpha-acetyltransferase 40 isoform X1, with protein sequence MGRKSNKAKEKKARRLEERAAMDAVCAKVDAANKLDDPLAAFPAFKKYDRNGLNLQIECKRVTSLNPLAVEWAFELTRANMQTLYEQSEWGWKEREKREEMNDERAWYLLARDADSTPLAFSHFRFDVECGEEVLYCYEAQLESKVRRKGLGKFLIQILQLIANSTQMKKVMLTVFKHNHGAYQFFREALQFEIDETSPSMSGCCGDDCSYEILSRRTKHGEASAGHTHGGSHCGGCCH